In Pongo abelii isolate AG06213 chromosome 5, NHGRI_mPonAbe1-v2.0_pri, whole genome shotgun sequence, the DNA window CTATATTATGCACCCTGTGTGAAGTAAAACTGATCTAGTACTAATGAAATCTTCAGTTACAAAATTCACATTGGGATGGGGCAACCCCTACCAAAATTACAGAGTCAAAGGTAGTCTTTCAAGGTTAGACACACTCCACAAAAATCTTTTTCCTATTCAATTATTATCTATGCATCAAATTACGAATGTGCCTTTCCCACTGATTTACAATCTCATTGGAAAAATCAGCAGCTTCAAGTAGAATTTTAACGTTTTGCTGGACGAATAGTAAAGGTTAAAAAGTAATCAAGTTACTCagattaaaatacagaaaatggatGGGTACAGAAAAGCTCATTTAACCATAGCACCAACTATGCTGCAGACTAAATTTAACAATCAACAATCCCCAGTATCATAACACCAAAAGTGCCAGATGAGGTTTCCCAGACCTGCAAGATGCAAACATAGCGTCTAAACTATGATGAAttcctagttaaaaaaaaaaagaaaaaaaaagtgtgggggCTAACAACGCATCTACACTTACAGCATCCACACTATAGCTAAATCACTAAACCAAGCTTCAAATATCATCCTTTAATCAATCGATATGAATACACTATTCATATTCCAATTCTAACAAGATGGGCATTATGGCAGTGCTTCAAACAAAGCACTGAAAACAAGGCTTTCTGAGGCAATGCTCTTCCTCACCTCTCTGTGGTCAGCTTCCAAGCAGCCAATACGAATACTTACCAGAACAGAAGTCTGTCGTGTTCCCCACTTGACAATCACTAACTGTTGAGTTATGTGAACAATAGCTCTCATCTGTTGGGGGACAGGGGAAAAGAGACAAACAGCATCAACCACCCATTTGTATTATCTTTGACTCTGCTACTAAGCTCTATGAAATCAAACCCAAACACTTTAGAAGTGGGCGGGGGGAACCACTTTAGAGGTGTTTTGACCTAAAGTTAAACCCACAGACCAAACCCTGTCATTCTCCTTTTCCCATTGACTTAGAGATTACACAGGATCCCTCTTTTATCcattaaaaattcatattaataTACTGAACAAATAAATCTGCAACACTTAGATCTCAGAATTGTGGAAAGACTACTGTACAATCAAGAAAGGCAGCCATCATCTAAAAAGtgggcaggtggctcacgcctataatctcagcactttgggaggccaaagcgggaggatcacctgaggtcaggagttcgagaccgatatggtgagaccctgcctctaccaaaaatacagaactttgtctcaaaaaaaaaaaaaaaaaaaaaaaaaaggcagagacagTAAGTTGAAGTGGTCAGGGTCTGTATTAAGAGGTTAGTAAACAGAACAGGCATCCCTTAACACTGTAGAAACTCTATTCCAAATCTCACTGCTTTAGTCTTCTATACTTTCTAAAACAACTTTCCTGGATAGGTAGACTTGGAGCAAGAGTAAGGGGAGAACCTTTCCCAACAAATCTTAAAGTAGAGCACTCCATCTCCAAAATTCACCAACTCTTACATACTCCCATATAAAGGGGAAAGAGTACACCCTTAAATCCCATTTTATGACCTAAAAAAAAGAGACACTTCTATAACAAGTTAATTTAGCCCAATTTAGTTAATACCTTAAAGAGCTTTTTGAAACATGTAGTGATATAATTTctagaattcttaaaatttttaccaaataaaaaaacttatggtttttttacttaaaaaaaaaaaaaaaaccccgccAAAACAACTAGATTGTTTTACTGATAAGTGCAAccactttacattaaaaaaaaattaaaataatttatgcagTAATATCATGGTTCTAATAAGAACCTTATTGAATTTCAATGTACATCCCTCTAGCTCTCTACCTCTTGTATGAACAAAAGCACAGGAAAAGTCAACTCGTCCCCTACCTCATTCTTCCCTACACCTAAGCATCTAACAGTTTCATAAGGTCTCTTTGTATTTCACGTTGCAGGACAGTTTTCAACACAACCTTCACTCACAGCTAATTCCAGCATATTAAAGTACTCTTAATCCTTAAAACGGGCtttaaaaaaaagccaggtgaggaagcacgcacctgtagtcttggctactagggaggccaaggttggaggattgcttgagcctaggatttcaagaccaacctgggtaacacaggagactccatctcataaaaaacaAACTACTGAGCTTTAATTATCAAATCTTAAGGAATCTAAAGGGAGGATGGgagacaaaaagagattttcaggGGGAGTGCTAGGCAACTGGCACTTTAAAAGAGTATTGGATTTGCAACATAAATAGTGCACAATATCCTAAATGTCCTACAAAACTTCCAAGTGTTCAAGagttattgtattttaaaatgctataacAAAACAGTTTTGCATCCCCAAAGTTTCTTACCTTTACATTCTATCCAATAGCAGGTAGTATTAACAATGCTAACATTAAAACAGGAAACGCAGCTGTTTCGACCTTCACAGGTTtctggggggttggggggagagaTGCATGAAATCAATGATTTTGTTGGTATCTTATTTGAATCTGTATTACTTATCTTTTTGAACAATAAGCATTACATACAGCATCAAAATTAGTAATTCAGATAAATGATAAAAGTTTATACTGGTTTACTAAGAAATTCCAATCATTACAAAGCTGTAAGTAAACGCATTAGAAAAACAAGCTAGTGGTCACTCTCAGTACAGTGCCTGATGGTTCCTATCTAACCAATCCTTTTTCACAGAACAACTATTGGAAGACACCCACAGCCATTAAGGATTTAGGCATTTCAAAGCATccttaatacataaaaatatcgAGAAAAAGGCTTTGATATAAGACCAACACTACACATAGAAAAATCACTACCCCCAAACATCAGATAAAACCCTGAGATTTTTAGTAGTAACAGTAGTAGTTTAACAGGTTGAACCCAAGCCCTGATGATGCCCATTCtgctgcaaacaaagataatttccCAGGGATTCTCGATTCATAAATGATCCACTCTCGACAGGATCCTCCACAAATGGAGACAACATCTGAAAGCCCATATTCAAGTGCATATAATTCAAGTTAACAAGGTATTTGTCAATAGTTCACCCTAGGCCAAACAATCCAGAAACAAGTACTCATCACCATAATTCAATTTCTGGAGAAGAACGGACTATAAAATTGGGCTCCATTTTCCAGTGAGaaaaagcagcaaaataaaagaaaaaaaaagaattgggctCCATTCATTTTCCTAGAAACTAGATGCCTACAAACATTCTCATTTGCTTTGCTCTTGCCTAAAAAATAGTTCTGCAGAGGCACTGCTTTCAATACTTCATCATTAGTACTTACTAAAGACTGGGACATGTacggtggggtggggaagggttcataaagtaaaaataaattttcttaagtTTGTACAGATAAAACATGCTGTTTAAAAACCTTTGTGCTTGATGGGTGTAACAGAGTGAAATGTCTGAGATGTTCTTTACAATGAACTAAACTTGCTACCTTTCAGACCACACCACATCCACTTATGATTTCCAGAAAACACATACCTCCTTTGCACGCACTTCAATTACACAAAGACAAATTAATTTGATACTTCCAACCTTCTCTTACACACACACTACAATTCTGAAAGGAAACTGCCAAATTAAGACTGAGACAAACATATTCTGCTCTATCATCTTAAAAATAGTGCGGTTAGAATTCCCAGTATTATACTGCAATTTACTTCCCTCGTTTTGAAATGTTACCATTACATCTTccttaaactaaaaacaaaacattaagttTACTATATACTTTattaaacttttataaaatacTAAAACTAGAGGAGAATTTGTAGAATATGAATGCCGTGATAAAAATCATTACACTTCGGCATTCTTCGGTCAAGAACCCAATGTTAACTACGTAAACATTACTCTTTAACTAatgttaactagaataaccaatcaTACGAGACTGCAGGTTTTAAACCTCTAGTGTTTCTCCTGCTTATTACCTCAAACttatcttccttctctcttttgtgTTGTAACGGTATGTGGCAATTTCtgctttaaaatgtatgtatgcCTTAACCAGCCCTATTCGACTGCACATAACAAAAGACATGCTCCTGACCCAGAGACCTGGGCACAAACCCCAGTTCCACGACCTACTAAACTTACGCTACCTGAGCACAGGACAtagttaagaaaattttaaaaacaattgaaaaaagaataaacatacaATGTCAGGAGAGTTTACTCATCTCCGTCTCTGCATCTACCTCCTAGGTTTCACTACCTACCGTCCAGTTTAGCCTTAGGACATGTACGCAAAACTCCCGGTACATACATGggtacttttcttccttttcgcAAACCTTGAAGTGTGAAGTTTTCACTAACTACGTGCTCAAACGTCAGCTACATTCTATTCCTAGCtgcaaaatcaatgtaattaAATCTCAAGTGACTTTCTCAGACTCAAGTCTGAGACACGAACGAGCATTATCGTCTTTAAGTTTCTCTTTCCCGCACTTCCGGAGAAGGCTACCTCCGGAGAGAGGCGCCCGGCGGGTGAACGACCAGCGGCAGGGAGAGGCAGCTTGGCCTCATCGCCAACCTCAGAGGCGCGACGCCCGGCCCCATCCTCAACCCCACCGCTGCCCCCGCGGAAGGAAGCCACGTCCCCATTTCCGACCCCCAAGTGAGACTAGGAATTACGATGCACTTTTAAAAGGCACCTCGACTTGCAACACTTCGAGGTGGGCCCCAGCCCCGCAGCCACTGGGAACCGTGCGGCTGCTTCCCCCCAGCGCGCTCCCCACCCGGCCCGGCCGCCAGTGGACTCCAGGCTGGCCGCCATGTTGCCGGAGTCGCCGCCGCACCCCGAGCGCAGCCGGCCCGCCCGACCGTGGCCCGAACCCGGGCCCCGCCCGCACGGCGAGGAGGCAGTGCGACTCGGCTGGGCAGGGGAGCGCGGGAAGCCCATAGGGCCCGCGCCCACCTGGTGCCGGAGTGGTGACCAGCGGGAGGGACGTCACAGGCGCCGAGGTTATGTTGGAGACGGGCGCTAAAGTCGTCACGTTGGGTTGCTGGGTCGTGTTCTTGTCCGCGGACAGCACGCAGAGCATGCCCAGGCAGGTGGCGGCCCAGAGCAGTGAGCGGGAGAGCCGCGACATCGTGTCCTCAGCGCTGGCGTTCGGGAGAAAGCTGCGGCGCGTAACGCTTGGTCAACCCCTCAATCCCCTGCGGCGCCGCCTCCGAGACTACGCTCCCCCGCGGGAGCGCGCTGGGGTCACGTGAGAGGCTCCTGTTCTCGGCGTGCGGGGGCgaagaggagggaggtggggctCGGGCGATACCAACGGGAATCCTACGGGGGGAAGCAGGGGAGTCGGGAGGAAGCCGAAGGAACCTGGCCCTCAAAGCGACTGTGCCACAGCCAATAAAACTGGGGGCCTCTGCAAATCGTTCTTCTTGTCCTCAGATTACCACACACGACGCAGCTGGACTTGTCTCATGGCTGCGATAGGGACGGCCCCCACCCTGACTTGCATGGAACAGCCGACATGACGTGGCCTACGGCTCCCACCTGAGCGCCCCGACAGGCCATAATTCCGCGGCCCCACGTGACCTCCGGGGCCGCGCCTTCCGGACGCAGCTCCGCTGGGGCGGAAGTTGGTTTTGTGCGGCTCACAAGAACTAAGTTTGTGCTGTGCTGCGGATGCCTAGAGTGCTTCGTTGTATCTTCCGCAGGaccccttccttttttcttgaaGATTGATTTTGCTAGAAGTTATCCTGTGATGGGACTCCCTAGGGGAATGGAGGCACCACGTGGTTAAGGAGTTTGTGCTTTGCCGCCCACATAGTGTGGGCAGCTGAGGCGCCGCCCGGGTCAGAGCCGCAGGGCGTCTACTCTGTCACTTTCCCAACCTGACTTTTCCGAATTGCTATTTCAGGCGGCGGTTGCAGCAGCCGATCTGTCTCAACTCCACCACTGTAGCCAGAGAATCAAAAGCGGTCTGAGGTGCGAGGCCATTGGGGcggcccccacccccacattaccagtgaggaaactgagacttagaaaaGTGACCTGACCTGGACACGGATTGCCTGGCATCAGAGCTGGATTCTTAAGTGCCTGTTAGTGTTCAGGCACTGCTCAGACTTTTAGTAAAGGTGAGCGCCATCTACTGCCAAGTCTCACAAAATATTCGCAAAATTTGATACGGTTATCACATGGTAAAAATTAGACTTTAAAAGCTGTATTTAATGCTGTGTTTTCAGCTGTTGTACacttatgtaattttaattatgCAAAGTTATCCTAATAATATAGGAATATTAATTGCTTTCGTGAGGTCTGTTTTGATGTGCCACGAACGCCAAAAAAGATGACTACATAGTGCTTTACCTTTTTGCTCAAATAGAAAGCTTTTATTTCCCCTTGGGATCTTTTCAGTGTCGTCCTTCTGTACCCTCAGGACTATGAACATTTGTTCCAATGACTACGCTAGTTGGAGTAGTGTTGCTTAGATGTAAACAAAAAGCTGATAGTTTTGACTGATCCAGCCCAGAAGCATGAGAACGCTGTCAGGGAAGTGAGCTCCCACCATAAGCCCTTCGAAGAAGTGTCTGCTCTTCTCTCAGGAGGCCTCTCTCTATATTTAACACTTGACTATCTGGCACCCAGACCAAATGAAAGCGCAAGGCAACTTTAATGGTTTTTTAAGGTTAAGAATGTAaataggggctgggcgcggtggctcacacctgtaatgccagcactttgggaggccaaggcgggtggatcacctgaggtcaggagtttgagaccagcctggccaacatggtgaaactctgtctctcctaaaaatacaaaaattagccgggcatggtggcgcgtgcctgttaatcccagctactagcggGATCctcctgagacaggaggatcgcttgtatccaggaggcggaggttgcagtgagccgagataacaccactgcactccagcttggggaacagagcgagacttgtctcaaaaaaaaatgtaaatagaagCTCTGTTCTCAGAGCTCGGTGTGTTATCTTCTTTCCACCCTAGGATAAACACACTCCTCTGTGCAGACCATTGTTTAACAATTTGTCACCTGGATGTTCGACTCTAGTCCTCAGATATTCCTCAGTCCTGATAAAGGGACATTTCACGCTCTTGTTTTAAGACTAGAAAATCattggtttattttattctgcATGGCAACCGTAGAGGTAGATCAAGGGAATTCCAAAGTCATTTTCACCATTTCAGagagacagctttttttttttttttcagttcctgACAGTAAGGTTCTGTTTATTGTTGTCAtagagcagggtttctcaatctTGGCACTATCGAGATTTCAGGCTGACTTATTCTTGCTTGTCCTGTGCATTGTTGGATATTCGGCAGTATTCCTAGCCTCTACACACTAGATGCCAGAAGCACCCCACCTCTCAGTTGTGATAACCAAAAATATCTCCCAATATTGTTAAATGTCTCCTGGGGGTAAAATCACAATTGAAAGGCACCCTCAAAGAGTTCTGTGTGCAAGGTCAGCCATCACTCAGGTTATTTCCTCTTAGACACATTGCTTGCAATTAGATTGTTGATTGATTGTTAGAGCGACCTTCTTAaccatttattttcttgaaagcagcaagacagAGTGCTTCTGCGCTTGTGAATCTTCCAGCAGTATAAGCTCCAAGTTTTTTAAAcagcaaatttttaaacaatgctTCAGCCTTGTGTCAGTACCTTTCCCCAAATAAACAGATCAACACTCCAAACAGGACCCTGCCTTCTAGCTATAACTAACATCCAGTGGCCCCTTAATAATCAGAGGTTTGGCTCCACTACTTGATAGCAAGAAGTACAAACCCTCTTGTACTAGCTTATGTTAAAGGGAATCCATTCACTGTAAGAATATGACAGTAAATCTTATAGGCATTCAGGGGTGGGAAATCAAGTGTTGTGAGGGCCAAAGGAGACTTGAACTTAAAAGGAGGAATCCCTAGCATGTGGAGCTGGTTTGCTAGGACTTCGTTTCAGGCTTCAACCCTACAGGACATTGCCAGATCTATAGACCCACAGCCAATCATCTCCATTGCCCAGTATTCCAGTTATATAGCTCTTGGAAGAGATAACTTGACTGAGTACCGTGCCTTCCCAACCTGTCTGTTACCTACTCTCTGCTCTGACTCCATCCATGCAGTCTACACTAGAGCTCCCTGAACTTCCAGTTCTCCTAACTGGTCatcttttcttttgcatgtggatctTCATCCATGCTATTTCTTCTGCCTAGACCATTCTTATTCCCTTCTGGCATCTGACCAACTCCTACTTTCAGGTCTCTCAGCTAAGCTGTCCCTCCCATCTTAAGCTATCCTTAAAATATTCAACTACCcctttctccccactcccagACTACAAAAGGTGTTCCTGCTCTGTGCACCCTGGACTTGCCCATAACAAAGCATATACTGCATTATATAGCAATTGCCTTTCTCGCTAGATTAACTCAGAGATAGTGCTCACCAGTTTATTCCCtgcacttaattttaaaaaaatgaataaatgaacaaactggcttatttcagtcaGTTGTCCACCCTTGCCAAAAATTAGCTGCATTGAAAAGCACAGGAGGAGCCCGGCatagtggcaagcacctgtaatcacagctacttaggaggttgaggcagaagaatctattgaacccaggaggcagaggttgcagtgagccgagattgcatcactgccctccagcctgggcaacagagtgagactccgcctcaaaaaaaaaataaataaataaaataaataaaataaaagcgtAGGAGGGCAGCTGCTACAAATAGCTCCCTGAACTCTTCAGCTGTGGGTCAGGGTAGATTTATCTAGAGGAGTATGGGTGGGAAACAAGGGCTAGCATCTGTAAGACAGTTTTAACAGCATATATTAAAACTCATTTAGTAGTATTTGAATCTGTTTTGACAAAGAGAAGGATTGGAATAAATCAAATATTAGCTAAAACTGTATATTCAGAGTCTTAATATTGTGATTAAGATTAAGGGTGAAATTCTGGAGATGTTGTCATTAGGAGGCTCTCCACTTTGACTGTGGATGTTTCTTTGAAAAGTGTGCCAGGGCGCCAGAGGGGAGCATTACACTTTAGAGCAGTTGTTCTtaaccttggctgcacattggaaCTACCTAGTGACAtcagtggtggtggtgtgtgttgaAAAATATTGATACTAATGCCTGGGtactgatttaattggtctggagtAACGTCTGAGCATCAGGAGttttaaaagcttcccaggtg includes these proteins:
- the CD164 gene encoding sialomucin core protein 24 isoform X1, with the protein product MSRLSRSLLWAATCLGMLCVLSADKNTTQQPNVTTLAPVSNITSAPVTSLPLVTTPAPETCEGRNSCVSCFNVSIVNTTCYWIECKDESYCSHNSTVSDCQVGNTTDFCSVSTATPVPTANSTAKPTVQPSPSTTSKTVTTSGTTNTTVTPTSQPVRKSTFDAASFIGGIVLVLGVQAVIFFLYKFCKSKERNYHTL
- the CD164 gene encoding sialomucin core protein 24 isoform X2: MSRLSRSLLWAATCLGMLCVLSADKNTTQQPNVTTLAPVSNITSAPVTSLPLVTTPAPETCEGRNSCVSCFNVSIVNTTCYWIECKDESYCSHNSTVSDCQVGNTTDFCSVSTATPVPTANSTGTTNTTVTPTSQPVRKSTFDAASFIGGIVLVLGVQAVIFFLYKFCKSKERNYHTL